TCATCTATAGCTTGAGTGAATTTAACGGTAGTTCCACAAAAGGTTTTATTGACTGGTAAATTAACTTTGATAAGCCGATCATATACATAATTAGTTGGCAGCATAAATACAGCATATACATGATGTTGACCCAACCAGGGACGGACTAATATTTTCTCAGGATGGATATAAGATTGTGTAATTTGGCTAACCATAAATCCCGCTTTTTCACAGGGAAAACTTGGGGATTTATCTAAGAACTTAACAAAGCCAATTATGATCACTAAAGTCAAAGAAAATAAAAAATAAGGGAGTTGACGGTTTCGCACTGCTAGTATCAATAACTATTCATGGTTTCCATTTTAATAGGATACCCAAAATAATAAAGTGTGTTACTACACAGCCACTATTGCGATCGCTCATACAGCGATTTCCAATCATATAAGGTACATCTTAGCCCCCTCATCGCTTGCGGGGAGGGGGTTGGGGGTGGGGTTCTTGTTCCGGGTTTGATGACAATTTGCTGTAATATTCAATAAATCATTTTATTACCCGTAATTACTGCCATGAATAGGAATTCGGTTTGAATCGCTGTGTTAAATTTTGCCACAGGTCAGGCATAATCCTGTTTATGTTGATTATCAGCCATAGTCGGGCGATGACCACCCTCTATGAACACACTAGAATTATACGTTAGTGAAGGACAAACTGTACAGAAAGGACAAGCGATCGCTGCTGTTGGTTCTACAGGCTTATCCACCAGACCCCACCTCCATTTTGAAGTCCGCCGTGATGGTACACCCGTTGACCCAGCAAATTAAGTAGGTTAGCATTGAAAATCGTCGTTATGGCAAGGCAAGAGGCACTCATGCAAGAGGCAAGAGTCAAGAGGGTTTGGGCGATTTTACTTTTCTTTACACAGATTGGTTTTATTGTGTTCACCTACTTACTCATAATTTAATTTTATTTAAATTGAAAAAGTGTGCTATGGTAATAGAGGTATAAGGGCGCGTGGCTCAGTGGATAGAGCAACAGGTTCCGGTCCTGTAGATCGGGGGTTCGAATCCCTCCGCGCTCATTTTTGTGTACACACAAGTGTTATCTGCAAGGGTTTCAGGCGTTATAGACCCCTGAAATTGTCATTACGAGCGCAAGTAATCACATAATCTTGTGGTTTTTGCGATTCCTAGGTCGCGCTAGTTCCCTCCGGGACGCAATGCGTTCGCTATCGCTTCGTTATTCCTCCTCTGTGGGAGACGCTACGGGAAGGCAATGAAAGACTTCCAGAGCGATTCCTAGGTCGCGCTATCTCTATTCCTATGGCTCCTGCGTCGCCACGCAAGCTATCGGAACGCTACCGCGAACGAGACACTACCGCGAACGCTATCGCACAGCCTAAAATTAGATAACGAAACCAAGTCATAGGGGGAATTTTAAGACTTGTGTGTACACCGTAGCCCACTCCGGGAGGGGTGTTGAAAGGTGTTGAAATCTTTATTGCTAATTTTACAGCCATTTTTGAGTAGATAACTAATGGCACAACGAGTTAAATTATCTTCTGTATTACTGTAAGTGTCGAATAAGTTTTTTGATAAATTACGTTCGCTATCTGAAGTTGGAGATTTTTTCCCTTTTTTACTTTTCGCTGGTTGAGTTTCAGCAGGATTTTGGGGAGCAAATTGAGCCAAAATTTCGGCAGATTCTGTGATTCCCGTGTGGTTAGATGTTATTTATCAGGGGTTAGCTAAAAAATTGGCTGATTAAAACTGAAGTCGCATGATTACTGTATATTGGGAGCATCGCTTGCTTTTGATGAAAGTGCGATGCCTTCGGCGAGCGGAGCGATCGCTCTAAATAAAATTTTATGAACTATATTTAAATATTATTATTGCAGCAATGGATAATACTCCTGTACTCTTGAAGAATATCAATCAATATCATGACAATGTGATGGTTGAAATCTGAAACTATACTTTAATTCAGCGTAAAAAACGGAATGTCACAGTCTGGACTACTTGAACTAGCACATGAAAAGCTTCACTGGCCAACTCCACAAGAAATTTTGGACCCATCTGGTGCTGGTCCAGGTGTTTATGCAGGAATCGCTAGGGAAAAATTAGGTAGAACTATCAGCAAACTTTCAGATGGTTATGGTGTGCAAATAGGCGTGCTGTCGGCAAATCCTCAAGGTGACTCAACAGAAACACCTATTGCGTTGGTGTGCGATTTTCCTACAGAAGTTTCAGAAGACACAATAAGAAAAACTTATCAACTTGCTTGGAGTTTTTCTCGTACACCATCACTAATTACAACAGAACCTCAGCGATTAAGAATTTGGACGTGCTACGAAGAACCTCCAAAAGAGGATGATGTTATCAAGCCTGTAGTTAATGTTTCTAAACAGGAAATTGAGTCATTTAATCAGTTATCTCTTTCAGGTCAAGCTGCTGAAACTTTGCGGTTACACTGGGTTGATCTAGTATCTGGTCAATTTTTCCAAGAACATAGTCAGCGATTTCAACGAAAAAAAGCTGCTGACCAGATGCTGTTAAAAAATCTAAAAAGTGTTCGGAAAATACTTCAAAAAAAAGAACTTGATGATGACACGATTCATGATTTATTAGCAAGAATTATTTTTATTCAATTCCTTTTTGATCGTCAAGAATCTGAAGGTAATCCTGCTTTAAATACAAACTTACTAGATTATTTATATCGAATTGGTGAATTATCTGCTAAATACTCTCATTTAGCTGACATATTAAGAAATCATAGAGATACTTATAAATTTTTCCGTTGGCTTAATAGCAAGTTCAATGGTGATTTATTCCCAGGTAAAGGTGCTACGGAAGAAAAACGTGAAACTGAATGGCAAACAGAAGAACAAAAAGTTAAAGAAACCCACCTAAATATACTTGCTGATTTTGTTAGTGGTCATATAGACATTGAAACTGGACAATTAAGTCTATGGCCATACTACCGTTTTGACGTTATACCTTTAGAGTTTATCAGTAGTATATATGAGGAGTTTGTTAGTAAAGAATCTGGCACAGGAGTTCATTACACACCAGAACATATAGTTGATTTTGTATTAGATGGTGTTTTACCTTGGGATAGTGAAGAATGGGATATGAAGATTCTTGATCCTGCTTGTGGTTCAGGAATTTTTCTAGTTAAAGCATTCCAACGTTTAATTTATAGATGGGAAAAAGCTCATCCAAAAAAAATTCAACCTAGTGATTTAAAATATTTACTAGAAAATAATTTATTTGGTGTTGATGTAGATGCTCAAGCAGTAAGAGTAGCATCTTTTAGTCTTTATTTAACCATGCTTGATAAAGTTGAACCTCAATATTATTGGGATAATGAGTTTCGCTTTCCTAGATTACGTGAACGTCAATTAATTGCTGCTGATTTTTTTGAAGAAGAAAAAGAAGGTTTTCGTTCTGTTGAAGATGCTGCTAAATATGATTTAGTTGTTGGTAATGCACCCTGGGGTAAAAATTCCGTAAAGAAATCTTTATACATAGATTCTTGGAAGAATAGACCTGAAAATCGGAATAAATGGAATACCTCTTATGGTAATATTGCCCTTTTCTTTCTACCAAAAGCTGCTGCTTTAACTAAATTGGGTGGGCAAATCGCAATGATGCAACCTGCAATGGCTTTGATTTTTAATCAAAGTAAACCTGCTCAGATATTCCGTAATACTCTCTTTTCAGATTTCAAAATAGAAGAAATAGTTAATTTGTCTGCATTACGTTTTGGACTTTTTAAAGATGCTATTTCTCCAACTTGTATCATTACTATGTCAGCAATACCTCCTGATGGTGAGCCTTTGACATACATTTGTCCCAAGCCCGTTATGACAAATGAGGATGACTATCATATAGTAATTGAGCCAGATTATATTAATATAATTTACCCACAAGAGGCAATAACAGATCCATTAGTTTGGACAGCTTTAATGTGGGGAGGAAGACGCGATCTGAATCTTATTAGGAGATTAAGTAGATTTAATAATCTTACACAATTAGAGAATAATAATATTGCTATTACTAGTCAGGGAATAATTAGAGGTACTAATAAACAAAGGTATAATCATCTTTTAAATAGACGAATTTTAGAAACGAAAAATTTCCCAAAAAATACATCTATTCGTATTAGTAAAAATGATTTTCCTATTAATCAAGATCCCTACGCTGAACGAGGAAGATCAACAAAAATAGATGCTTTCAATTTACCACAATTAATAATCAAGCAAAGCTGGCTAGTAGAAAATAAACGATTTAGAGCAGAACTAACTGAATTAGATGGAACTAATGAAGGAATTATTTGCTCTGGTAGCTATGTCAGTGTACACATTGCCGAAGAAAATTCTTTAATATTAGAAGCAGCTTGTCTGAGCTACAAAAGTAAATTGGCTGTCTATTATCTACTACTTTCAAATGGTCGTTTTGCGTCATATATTCCTGAAATAAAACCAAGCGATTTACTGCGTGTGCCAATACCTGAATTATCGGTAGGAGAATTACATAATATAAAAACAATTGATGATGATGATATAGATGAGCGCATACGACAAGCTTTTGAATTTAAAGATAGTGAATGGGTGCTAATTAATGATTTATTTAATTACACTCTGCCAGACTTTAAAGGAGATGGTGCTTCGCCAGGACGCAAAAGAACTCACCGTATAGATAATAGTCAATTTCAGAATAATACTGAACCTGAACTTACGGCATATTGTGAGTATTTCTTGCGAGTTCTTAAAGCAGGATTTGGACAAGATAAACAAGTTTGCGCCACCATATTTCAGGAACAAACTAAAACTCTTCTTCCTATTCGCTTAGTGGCTATTTATCTTAATAAGCCTGATTCTGAAGGTGTTCATATTAAACCTATTGACTCCCCTGATTTAATGGAACGTTTGGAAAACTTAAATAAGTTATATCTGGAAAGAGGAAGTATAGAAGACGGTGGCATCTTTTATCAGCGTGTTGCCAGTATCTATGATTCTGTAGAATTGAAAGGGGTGAAAATTCCTACTATTTATTTAATCAAACCTGACAAAATTCGTTATTGGACTCGCTCTATGGCTTTAAGAGATGCTGACGAAGTAGCCGCAGATATTATGACTTAGATATATATCTGAGATTAATTAACTAAATTTAAACGCAAAATATTAGTAGTACAGGAGTTAAATTTTGATTAGAAGACGGCAGACAATTTCGGAATTAAGATGGCCAGAGACAGATGAATTCATGGCGATTTCTAAGGATTGGTGTGAAACAGCATCAATCAATATACTTACTTTTGTGTGGAAAGGATATGATTTATTAGTAAACGAGGTATTCTCAGAAATTGATTGTAGTCAAGCTGAAGATGATATTGAAAGAGATATCACTCAACTGCTTGAGCCAGAAATTCGCAGCGTTATGACAGGGGATGAGCCATATTATGTTCAACATGGTTCTTATGAAAGGGAGACTCGTCAAGTTGCACCAGCACAACCAAAAGAGTATGACATTGCATTTATTCTTAGAAAGAATAGAAGGATTATATGGCCTTTAGAAGCTAAAGTTTTAAAAACAGATGGCGCAGTAGGTGAATATGTAAAAGAAATAAATGAAAATTTTATAACTTGCAAGTATGCACCCTTTTCTTATGAAGGAGGAATGCTCGGTTATCTTTTTTCTGGTGATCCTAACAAAGCTTTTACCAATATTGAGACTAAAGTACCATGCACATTAAATGATCATCCAGATTTTCCAATTCGTGATCACAAAACCTCGGATCATCAGAGGGTAGTTCCATCAGGAAAATCATATCCTGCTGAATTTCGGTGTCACCATTTACTATTAAAAATAATTGCCACAGCCCCTACTGATACATCATCAGTATAGATACAAGACTTGCAATTAATTAGTGAGTAAATGTATTAAATTAGCTAAATTTAGTTTGCAAAATAATTACAAAAGAGGTTTATCTAAAACTGATTATAACCGACTATTACTAGATAAACTAAAATGGTTTGTGGGCTAGATTTAAGTAGACAAGCTACCCAAACACACGGCATGAAGCCGACGTTCACCCACAATTACATTCTATCATTTATAATTGAAAGTTTCAAATATTTAGCTGATGTTAAAATAATAATCCCTTCTTTAAAGCCCGAATAGAACCAATCATGGAGCATTTTCACCTGTTCCAATTGAATAAAACTCTTCCGATTCAATCGGTGAATTTCTGCTTGTAATTTCTCATCATTGGGGAGAATATCACCTAATTCTTGAGCAACACTTTGGGCTTGTTGTGAAGTCATAATTTACCACCCGTAATCTTCGCGCATTTGTTCATAATCAAAAACCTCTGGCATATCTGGTTGTGAAGAACTTTCCACAGATGCCACTTCTATTTCTTCTGGTTCAACAATCACAGGTTTTTTAACAGTTCGACTCCCTTCGACTTCGCTCAGGGCAAGACGCTCACTGCTGGCTTTTTCAACTACAACCTGTTCTTCTTTTTGGCGTTCCTTTTTCGTTTTCTTTTGCTTAACAAAAGTTTCTCTGTCTCTTACCTCTGCCAAAATCGAACGATTACTAATTTCTTTACCTGCTTGTCGAATCCTGCGACTCATGGCTTTAGCCTCATCCAGAGACAATTCTTCAGTCTCCAAATCTTGAGCATAAGCACGAGCTAAAAATTCTTCTTGAGAACCTGTTTGACGATAAACCAAGATAGTTGTAATGT
The DNA window shown above is from Anabaena sp. WA102 and carries:
- a CDS encoding HsdM family class I SAM-dependent methyltransferase produces the protein MSQSGLLELAHEKLHWPTPQEILDPSGAGPGVYAGIAREKLGRTISKLSDGYGVQIGVLSANPQGDSTETPIALVCDFPTEVSEDTIRKTYQLAWSFSRTPSLITTEPQRLRIWTCYEEPPKEDDVIKPVVNVSKQEIESFNQLSLSGQAAETLRLHWVDLVSGQFFQEHSQRFQRKKAADQMLLKNLKSVRKILQKKELDDDTIHDLLARIIFIQFLFDRQESEGNPALNTNLLDYLYRIGELSAKYSHLADILRNHRDTYKFFRWLNSKFNGDLFPGKGATEEKRETEWQTEEQKVKETHLNILADFVSGHIDIETGQLSLWPYYRFDVIPLEFISSIYEEFVSKESGTGVHYTPEHIVDFVLDGVLPWDSEEWDMKILDPACGSGIFLVKAFQRLIYRWEKAHPKKIQPSDLKYLLENNLFGVDVDAQAVRVASFSLYLTMLDKVEPQYYWDNEFRFPRLRERQLIAADFFEEEKEGFRSVEDAAKYDLVVGNAPWGKNSVKKSLYIDSWKNRPENRNKWNTSYGNIALFFLPKAAALTKLGGQIAMMQPAMALIFNQSKPAQIFRNTLFSDFKIEEIVNLSALRFGLFKDAISPTCIITMSAIPPDGEPLTYICPKPVMTNEDDYHIVIEPDYINIIYPQEAITDPLVWTALMWGGRRDLNLIRRLSRFNNLTQLENNNIAITSQGIIRGTNKQRYNHLLNRRILETKNFPKNTSIRISKNDFPINQDPYAERGRSTKIDAFNLPQLIIKQSWLVENKRFRAELTELDGTNEGIICSGSYVSVHIAEENSLILEAACLSYKSKLAVYYLLLSNGRFASYIPEIKPSDLLRVPIPELSVGELHNIKTIDDDDIDERIRQAFEFKDSEWVLINDLFNYTLPDFKGDGASPGRKRTHRIDNSQFQNNTEPELTAYCEYFLRVLKAGFGQDKQVCATIFQEQTKTLLPIRLVAIYLNKPDSEGVHIKPIDSPDLMERLENLNKLYLERGSIEDGGIFYQRVASIYDSVELKGVKIPTIYLIKPDKIRYWTRSMALRDADEVAADIMT
- a CDS encoding Mu transposase C-terminal domain-containing protein, with protein sequence MKQTRRSIYRGGYLQLENLTYRGENLAGYAGESVVLRFNPKDITTILVYRQTGSQEEFLARAYAQDLETEELSLDEAKAMSRRIRQAGKEISNRSILAEVRDRETFVKQKKTKKERQKEEQVVVEKASSERLALSEVEGSRTVKKPVIVEPEEIEVASVESSSQPDMPEVFDYEQMREDYGW